The following coding sequences are from one Natrarchaeobaculum sulfurireducens window:
- a CDS encoding HAD-IIA family hydrolase, which translates to MSTESVATPIEGAVVDLDGTVYRGDQPVEGAVAGIERLREAGIDVVFLSNKAFERRAVHRDRLVSFGLDVDLEDVVNSASIAADFLARHHGSDPVYVVGEEPLVTELEQADVDVTGRPSAARVVLVSMDRSFAYDTLCDVLEAFEHEPALYATNPDRTCPVADGEIPDAGAVIGAVEGLTGHELDRVLGKPSKTALETATDRLDVRPDRCLMIGDRLETDVRMGHRAGMTTVLVESGVTDRPTLEKSTVRPDYVVDSLGTIDAVLDP; encoded by the coding sequence ATGAGCACTGAGAGCGTCGCGACACCGATCGAGGGCGCGGTCGTCGACCTCGATGGAACGGTCTACCGCGGCGACCAGCCAGTCGAGGGCGCTGTCGCGGGAATCGAACGGCTCCGAGAAGCCGGCATCGACGTCGTTTTCCTCTCGAACAAGGCCTTCGAGCGCCGAGCCGTCCACCGCGATCGGCTGGTGTCGTTCGGCCTCGATGTCGACCTCGAGGACGTCGTCAACTCGGCGTCGATCGCGGCCGACTTCCTGGCACGACACCACGGCTCGGACCCGGTATACGTCGTTGGCGAGGAGCCCCTCGTCACCGAACTCGAGCAGGCGGACGTCGACGTGACGGGCCGGCCGTCGGCCGCGCGAGTCGTGCTCGTCTCGATGGACCGGTCGTTCGCGTACGATACCCTGTGCGACGTCCTCGAGGCGTTCGAGCACGAGCCGGCGTTGTACGCGACGAACCCCGATCGAACCTGTCCCGTCGCCGACGGCGAGATTCCGGACGCCGGGGCCGTCATCGGCGCCGTCGAAGGGCTGACCGGACACGAACTCGATCGCGTCCTCGGAAAGCCCTCGAAGACCGCTCTCGAGACCGCGACCGACCGACTCGACGTCCGGCCGGACCGGTGTCTCATGATCGGTGATCGACTCGAAACCGATGTCCGGATGGGCCATCGTGCCGGCATGACGACCGTGCTCGTCGAGTCGGGCGTCACCGACCGACCGACGCTCGAGAAATCGACGGTGCGTCCCGACTACGTCGTGGACTCACTGGGAACGATCGACGCCGTACTCGACCCATGA
- a CDS encoding ABC transporter substrate-binding protein, with protein MPVNHSRRNVLKATGAVTAAGLAGCMGNGEDADVDEVDDEVLTAWHAMGGGSGELLDDMVERFEGADSESEYQGSYEDILNSLFGAIEADQIPDVVMIDGLHNQQVLDTEAMQSAESLLPDDYPTDDLVDTVQDFFRVDGELFSMPFNNSNAILYYNKDAYEEAGLDPDQPPETLEEVREHSEALVDSGAVNYGITWPNHVWFVETWYSLADELILDNENGHDGAPTTMHAETDFAEDLWSWWRDLYEDDLYLNPGIEAWDEARNAFLAGEVGIKLDSTAAVESTVSGAEGDIEDEEDLDEDDVDGFELGTGLYPSPTEDRTGVVIGGASLFVSGNMDDQREEEVGDLLAYLGSVENQIEWHQGSGYYPIRGESIDELEDEGWFEDEPHYATAFEQLLESETTPATRRMLVGPAREVQLTIQEESQQIFSGGVSVEEGLANMKEDVEEELDRYSRVAGE; from the coding sequence ATGCCTGTTAATCATTCACGCAGGAATGTGCTGAAAGCGACTGGGGCCGTCACCGCGGCGGGGCTCGCCGGCTGTATGGGGAACGGAGAGGACGCTGACGTCGACGAGGTCGACGACGAAGTGCTCACAGCCTGGCACGCGATGGGTGGTGGGTCGGGCGAACTACTGGACGACATGGTCGAGCGATTCGAGGGAGCCGACAGCGAATCCGAGTACCAGGGGAGTTACGAAGACATCCTGAACAGCCTGTTCGGCGCGATCGAGGCCGACCAGATCCCCGACGTCGTCATGATCGACGGACTGCACAATCAACAGGTACTCGACACGGAGGCGATGCAGTCGGCCGAAAGCTTGCTGCCCGACGACTATCCGACCGACGACCTCGTCGACACCGTTCAAGACTTCTTCCGCGTCGACGGCGAGTTGTTCTCGATGCCGTTCAACAACTCCAACGCGATTCTGTACTACAACAAAGACGCCTACGAGGAAGCCGGCCTCGACCCCGACCAGCCGCCTGAAACGCTCGAGGAAGTCAGAGAACACAGTGAGGCGCTCGTCGATTCGGGTGCGGTCAACTACGGGATCACGTGGCCCAACCACGTCTGGTTCGTCGAAACCTGGTACTCGCTGGCCGACGAACTCATTCTCGACAACGAGAACGGCCACGACGGCGCGCCGACGACGATGCATGCCGAAACCGACTTCGCCGAAGACCTCTGGAGCTGGTGGCGCGACCTCTACGAGGACGACCTCTACTTGAACCCCGGCATCGAGGCCTGGGACGAGGCACGAAACGCCTTCCTCGCTGGCGAGGTCGGGATCAAACTCGACTCGACGGCAGCCGTCGAGTCGACCGTTTCGGGTGCCGAGGGCGACATCGAAGACGAAGAGGACTTAGACGAAGACGACGTCGACGGCTTCGAGCTCGGAACTGGCCTCTACCCCTCGCCTACCGAGGACCGCACGGGCGTCGTCATCGGTGGCGCGTCGCTGTTCGTCAGCGGCAACATGGACGATCAGCGCGAGGAGGAAGTCGGCGACCTGCTCGCCTATCTCGGCTCCGTCGAGAACCAGATCGAGTGGCACCAGGGCAGTGGCTACTATCCGATTCGCGGGGAGTCCATCGATGAACTCGAGGATGAGGGCTGGTTCGAGGACGAACCTCACTACGCAACGGCGTTCGAACAGTTGCTCGAGTCCGAGACGACGCCGGCGACTCGCCGGATGCTCGTCGGTCCCGCCCGCGAGGTGCAACTGACGATCCAGGAAGAGTCCCAGCAGATCTTCTCCGGCGGTGTCAGCGTCGAAGAGGGCCTCGCAAATATGAAAGAGGACGTCGAGGAAGAACTCGACCGCTACTCCCGCGTCGCAGGCGAATAA
- a CDS encoding glycosyltransferase family 2 protein has protein sequence MIDLFSMNAVVTGVVILLWVALVLYGFSALWWAFEVFVLGRGGGIDPEEVDWELSDIQVRVLTIDNHEIVQATVDALPEEVDAVHVIAETPMEIEGASVHVVPASFECKAINKGRAVEWARRTLPCQSEYVLYLDEDTIVTDFNGLPDADVVQFTEKPIYTGSYITYLCELFRVGYQFEQFAFPRLRYPLYAWGGGVAIRASLEEQISWDRATITEDTNFIWNAAKADGVSFAVYDTRFRNQAPPSVRAMINQRRRWISGTIADGHLLPITYRPLYYTRIIAWAFSPVVPALVVIATLFPHTTPSMRYYELLSIALFGFLFVYMLFGAIGYDKHPLLWPVYVLVTPVAFTFHAIGALWGLVRPVTTFEVTEKVAPETVVSVNDALEEDVFSEHDGTGRLIRDDRSEYDTGLIGDGDAELGSDH, from the coding sequence ATGATCGATCTCTTCAGTATGAACGCTGTGGTGACGGGTGTCGTTATTCTCCTGTGGGTCGCGCTGGTCCTATACGGGTTTTCGGCACTGTGGTGGGCGTTCGAGGTGTTCGTTCTCGGACGCGGGGGCGGAATTGACCCCGAGGAGGTCGATTGGGAACTCTCTGATATTCAGGTCCGGGTACTCACGATCGATAACCACGAGATCGTTCAGGCGACTGTCGACGCGCTCCCTGAGGAGGTAGATGCTGTTCACGTCATCGCGGAGACGCCGATGGAGATCGAAGGGGCGTCCGTCCACGTCGTTCCGGCGTCGTTCGAGTGTAAGGCGATAAACAAGGGCCGGGCCGTCGAGTGGGCCCGACGAACCCTCCCATGTCAGTCGGAGTACGTGCTATACCTCGACGAGGATACCATCGTTACCGATTTCAACGGCCTTCCCGACGCGGACGTCGTACAGTTCACTGAGAAGCCGATTTATACGGGTTCATACATCACGTATCTCTGTGAGTTATTCCGGGTCGGCTATCAGTTCGAGCAGTTCGCGTTTCCGCGGTTGCGGTACCCGTTGTACGCATGGGGAGGCGGAGTCGCGATTCGTGCTTCTCTAGAGGAGCAAATTTCGTGGGATCGAGCGACGATTACGGAGGATACCAACTTCATATGGAACGCTGCAAAGGCCGACGGGGTCTCGTTCGCGGTTTACGATACGCGATTCAGAAATCAAGCGCCACCGTCCGTCCGTGCAATGATCAACCAGCGACGACGATGGATCTCGGGGACCATCGCCGATGGGCACCTTCTCCCCATAACGTACCGTCCGCTGTACTACACACGAATTATCGCGTGGGCGTTTTCGCCGGTGGTCCCGGCACTAGTCGTCATAGCGACGCTGTTTCCACACACCACGCCATCGATGCGATACTACGAGTTACTCTCGATAGCACTCTTCGGGTTCTTGTTCGTGTATATGCTCTTCGGGGCGATCGGATACGACAAACATCCGCTGCTGTGGCCGGTGTACGTACTGGTAACACCGGTCGCGTTCACCTTCCACGCGATCGGTGCACTGTGGGGGCTTGTCCGGCCAGTCACGACGTTCGAGGTAACCGAAAAGGTCGCACCCGAGACCGTCGTGTCGGTGAACGACGCACTCGAGGAGGACGTGTTCAGCGAACACGATGGTACCGGTCGACTCATCCGGGACGACCGGAGTGAGTACGACACCGGACTGATCGGTGACGGTGACGCGGAGCTAGGAAGCGATCACTGA
- a CDS encoding MgtC/SapB family protein, with protein sequence MIEFEPLAHIDDTVAKLVLATLLGMFLGLEREWSQKSAGIRTFALISLLAAVFTIIGDDGLLLLGGLLIIAHAVLLAVQSFIEADVDGLSLTTSVSMLVAYSIGALVANGFFIESVTVAVLSSLLLVLKRELHQFAWGLSREEVRSAVEFVILAFVIYPLLPAETIDPWGAVQPQLIWSLVIAISAIGFVNYVLVKKYQGMGVAVTGFFGGLVNSTAVVAEMAKRATDQRGMFSLAVGAILLANAAMAFRNAVIVVAFVPEAALVIGAPLGAITIAGIAVAIWQSDWRADFEADLTSPFSLRNALSFGALFLLVLLISVGAEQAFGATGFLATTFFAGLVSSGTATTTAVTLVSTGQITTETAVAGVLAGTAASILIKTVFAATIARELVRPVLLWNLVLIGVGVLVGAPLLLG encoded by the coding sequence ATGATCGAGTTCGAACCGCTCGCACACATCGACGATACGGTCGCGAAGCTGGTACTGGCGACGCTGCTGGGGATGTTCCTCGGCCTCGAGCGGGAGTGGTCCCAGAAGTCGGCGGGCATTCGGACGTTTGCGCTGATCAGCCTGCTCGCGGCCGTGTTTACGATCATCGGCGACGACGGGCTGTTGTTGCTCGGCGGCCTGTTGATTATCGCCCATGCCGTCTTACTCGCCGTCCAGAGTTTCATCGAAGCGGACGTCGACGGGCTGTCGCTGACGACGTCGGTGTCGATGCTCGTCGCCTACAGCATCGGCGCGCTCGTCGCCAACGGCTTTTTCATCGAGTCGGTAACCGTCGCCGTGTTGTCGTCCCTGCTGCTCGTCCTGAAACGCGAACTTCACCAGTTCGCGTGGGGGCTCTCGAGGGAGGAGGTGCGAAGCGCCGTCGAGTTCGTTATTCTCGCGTTCGTCATCTATCCGTTGCTCCCCGCCGAAACGATCGATCCGTGGGGGGCGGTCCAGCCCCAGTTGATCTGGTCGCTCGTGATCGCCATCAGTGCGATCGGCTTCGTCAACTACGTGCTGGTCAAGAAGTACCAGGGGATGGGCGTTGCCGTCACCGGTTTCTTCGGCGGCCTCGTGAACTCGACGGCCGTCGTTGCCGAGATGGCGAAACGTGCGACCGACCAGCGGGGGATGTTCAGTCTCGCCGTGGGGGCGATTTTGCTTGCGAACGCGGCAATGGCGTTCCGGAACGCGGTCATCGTCGTCGCGTTCGTCCCCGAAGCCGCGCTGGTGATCGGTGCGCCGCTCGGGGCGATCACGATCGCCGGGATCGCGGTCGCGATCTGGCAGAGCGACTGGCGGGCGGACTTCGAGGCGGACCTCACCTCGCCGTTTAGCCTCCGCAACGCGCTCTCGTTCGGCGCACTGTTCTTGCTCGTCTTGCTCATCTCCGTCGGGGCCGAACAGGCCTTCGGCGCGACCGGCTTCCTCGCGACGACCTTTTTCGCCGGACTCGTCTCGAGTGGCACCGCAACGACTACGGCCGTCACGCTCGTCAGTACGGGCCAGATCACGACCGAGACGGCGGTAGCTGGCGTCCTCGCCGGTACCGCCGCGAGTATCCTCATCAAGACCGTGTTCGCCGCGACCATCGCTCGAGAGCTGGTCCGGCCGGTGTTACTCTGGAACCTGGTGCTGATCGGGGTCGGGGTACTCGTCGGAGCGCCGTTACTCCTGGGCTGA
- the ileS gene encoding isoleucine--tRNA ligase, with protein MSRFGEVDDQYDPHALEQRVFDYWDEVDAYERTVEHRSDGESFFFVDGPPYTSGSAHMGTTWNKSLKDVYLRFFRMQGYDVTDRPGYDMHGLPIETKVEEKLGFENKKDIEEFGEENFIQECKDYADEQLEGLQSDFKSFGVWMDWDTPYRTVSPEYMEAAWWGFSKAADRGLVEQGQRSISQCPRCETGLANNEVEYEDVDDPSVYVKFDLEDREGSIVIWTTTPWTIPANTFVAVDEEGDYVGVRATNDGEEELLYLAEPKVEEVLSEGRYDEYEIVEELTGEELIGWSYEHPLAEEVPEHPDHEGALEVYAADYVDTHGDGTGLVHSAPGHGEEDFVRGRELGFPIFCPVGGDGVYTAQAGKYDGQFVKDADEEITADLEKNGALLASGTIHHSYGHCWRCDTGILQIVTDQWFITITDVKDELLENIEDSEWYPEWARDNRFRDFVEDAPDWNVSRQRYWGIPLPVWTPEDRDDDGAATAASPERASGRADEEMIVVGTREELAERVDQDIDPEDVDLHKDTVDDLTITEDGTTYTRVPDVFDVWLDSSVASWGTLDFPEDDSRFDELWPADFILEAHDQTRGWFWSQLGMGTAAMGEVPYDKVLMHGHALDEDGRKMSKSVGNVVEPDEAIERHGSDAMRMFLLSANPQGDDMRFSWDGMATMENHLRTLWNVFRFPLPYMRLDGFEPGVGTESQRGGGGDTAGVTLEAVDDDLELIDEWVLARLQSTKAEMTDHFEAFRQDKALDAVLEFVVEDVSRFYVQAVRERMWEEEDSASKEAAYATIYHVLRETVALLSPYAPFISEEIYGTLTGDDAHPTVHMEDWPDVDDYWVDEQLETDVAFLRAIEEAGAHARQQAGRKLRWPVPRVVVAADDDRVVDAVDRHTGLLEDRLNAREIELVSADDRWEELAYSAEADMSELGPAFGGRAGEVMTALNEARIDEPSLEALEEAVADVLEEDESIEESMVSFVTETPDDIAGTPFGIDGDDRGVVYVDASLSEDIESEGYAREVIRRVQEMRKELELDVEERIALDLEIDDDRVADLVADRKDLICEEVRADELRTVEDGHRKEWDVEGVTMEIALEAVAAAEASD; from the coding sequence ATGAGCAGGTTCGGCGAGGTCGACGACCAGTACGATCCGCACGCGCTCGAGCAGCGGGTGTTCGACTACTGGGACGAGGTCGACGCCTACGAACGGACGGTCGAGCACCGATCGGACGGTGAATCGTTCTTTTTCGTCGACGGCCCGCCGTACACGTCGGGGTCGGCGCACATGGGGACGACCTGGAACAAGTCGTTGAAAGACGTCTACCTCCGCTTTTTCCGAATGCAGGGGTACGACGTCACCGATCGGCCGGGGTACGACATGCACGGACTGCCGATCGAGACGAAAGTCGAAGAAAAACTCGGCTTCGAGAATAAAAAGGACATCGAGGAGTTCGGCGAGGAGAACTTCATCCAGGAGTGTAAAGACTACGCCGACGAGCAACTCGAGGGACTGCAGTCCGATTTCAAGTCCTTCGGCGTCTGGATGGACTGGGACACCCCCTATCGGACGGTCTCGCCGGAGTACATGGAAGCGGCGTGGTGGGGCTTCTCGAAGGCTGCCGACCGCGGCCTCGTCGAGCAGGGACAGCGCTCGATCAGCCAGTGTCCCCGCTGTGAGACCGGCCTGGCGAACAACGAGGTCGAGTACGAAGACGTCGACGACCCCTCGGTCTACGTCAAATTCGACCTCGAGGACCGTGAGGGATCGATCGTCATCTGGACGACCACGCCGTGGACCATCCCCGCTAACACCTTCGTCGCCGTCGACGAGGAGGGTGACTACGTCGGCGTTCGTGCGACGAACGACGGCGAGGAAGAGCTACTGTACCTCGCCGAACCGAAAGTCGAAGAGGTGCTCTCGGAAGGGCGCTACGACGAGTACGAGATCGTCGAGGAGCTGACCGGCGAAGAGCTGATCGGCTGGTCCTACGAGCACCCTCTCGCCGAGGAGGTGCCCGAACACCCTGACCACGAAGGTGCACTCGAGGTGTACGCCGCCGACTACGTCGACACCCACGGCGACGGCACCGGGCTGGTTCACTCCGCGCCGGGCCACGGTGAGGAGGACTTCGTCCGCGGGCGCGAACTCGGCTTCCCGATCTTCTGTCCCGTCGGCGGCGACGGCGTCTACACCGCGCAAGCGGGCAAATACGACGGCCAGTTCGTCAAAGACGCCGACGAGGAGATCACGGCCGACCTCGAGAAAAACGGCGCACTGCTCGCATCGGGAACGATCCATCACAGCTACGGTCATTGCTGGCGCTGTGACACCGGTATCCTCCAGATCGTCACCGACCAGTGGTTCATCACGATCACGGACGTCAAAGACGAACTGCTCGAGAACATCGAGGACAGCGAGTGGTACCCCGAATGGGCTCGCGACAACCGCTTCCGCGATTTCGTCGAGGACGCACCGGACTGGAACGTCTCCCGACAGCGCTACTGGGGCATCCCCCTCCCGGTGTGGACCCCTGAAGACAGAGACGACGACGGGGCGGCTACCGCCGCCAGTCCAGAGCGCGCCAGCGGGCGCGCGGACGAAGAGATGATCGTGGTCGGCACGCGAGAGGAACTCGCCGAGCGCGTCGACCAGGATATCGACCCCGAGGACGTCGACCTCCACAAAGACACCGTCGACGACCTGACGATCACCGAAGACGGCACCACCTACACCCGCGTGCCGGACGTTTTCGACGTCTGGCTCGACTCCTCGGTGGCGTCGTGGGGCACCCTCGACTTCCCCGAAGACGACAGCCGCTTCGACGAACTCTGGCCCGCCGACTTCATCCTCGAGGCCCACGACCAGACGCGTGGCTGGTTCTGGTCCCAGCTCGGAATGGGGACCGCTGCGATGGGCGAGGTGCCCTACGACAAGGTCTTGATGCACGGCCACGCGCTCGACGAGGACGGCCGCAAGATGTCGAAATCCGTCGGGAACGTCGTCGAACCCGACGAGGCGATCGAGCGCCACGGCTCCGACGCCATGCGGATGTTCTTGCTCTCGGCGAATCCCCAGGGCGACGACATGCGCTTTTCATGGGACGGCATGGCCACGATGGAGAACCACCTGCGGACGCTCTGGAACGTCTTCCGGTTCCCGCTGCCGTACATGCGACTGGACGGCTTCGAGCCGGGCGTTGGGACGGAGTCGCAACGAGGCGGAGGCGGTGACACCGCCGGAGTGACACTCGAGGCGGTGGACGACGACCTCGAGTTGATCGACGAGTGGGTGCTCGCCCGCTTGCAGTCCACCAAAGCGGAGATGACCGACCACTTCGAGGCGTTCCGCCAGGACAAGGCGCTCGACGCCGTCCTCGAGTTCGTCGTCGAGGACGTCTCGCGGTTCTACGTCCAGGCGGTCCGCGAGCGCATGTGGGAGGAAGAGGACAGCGCCTCCAAGGAAGCTGCCTACGCGACGATCTACCACGTCCTCAGGGAGACGGTCGCACTGCTTTCGCCCTACGCGCCGTTCATCAGCGAGGAGATTTACGGCACGCTCACCGGCGACGACGCACATCCGACGGTCCACATGGAAGACTGGCCCGACGTCGACGACTACTGGGTCGACGAGCAACTCGAGACGGACGTCGCCTTCCTGCGCGCGATCGAGGAAGCCGGTGCACACGCCCGCCAGCAGGCTGGCCGGAAACTCCGCTGGCCCGTTCCGCGGGTGGTCGTCGCGGCCGACGACGACCGCGTCGTCGACGCTGTCGACCGTCACACCGGCCTGCTCGAGGACCGACTCAACGCTCGCGAGATCGAACTCGTCTCCGCAGACGACCGCTGGGAGGAACTCGCTTACAGCGCCGAAGCCGACATGAGCGAACTCGGCCCCGCCTTCGGCGGCCGTGCCGGTGAGGTCATGACCGCACTCAACGAGGCCCGGATCGACGAGCCGAGTCTCGAGGCGCTCGAGGAGGCCGTCGCCGACGTCCTCGAGGAGGACGAGTCGATCGAAGAGTCGATGGTCTCGTTCGTCACCGAGACGCCCGACGACATCGCCGGCACCCCGTTCGGTATCGACGGCGACGACCGCGGCGTCGTCTACGTCGACGCGTCGCTCTCCGAGGATATCGAAAGCGAGGGCTATGCCCGCGAGGTCATCCGCCGCGTCCAGGAGATGCGTAAAGAACTCGAACTCGACGTCGAAGAGCGAATCGCGCTGGACCTCGAGATCGACGACGACCGTGTCGCGGACCTCGTCGCCGACCGCAAGGACCTGATCTGCGAGGAGGTTCGTGCCGACGAACTCCGGACCGTCGAGGATGGCCACCGCAAGGAGTGGGACGTCGAGGGAGTGACGATGGAAATCGCCCTCGAGGCGGTTGCGGCGGCTGAAGCATCGGACTAG
- a CDS encoding glycerophosphodiester phosphodiesterase, whose protein sequence is MSSPEVLAHRGFAGLFPENTIGAATDAAAYEETTMIEIDVQPASCGTPVVFHDDRLDGTRDGRPTTDGSGLVWETSLEELAETHVLGTDETVPTLSALLEALPESVGVNVELKNPGSADLRFAEVLSGTDRDDRRDHWAPFVDRVVSDCDGFGGEVLFSSFYEGALAATRDVAPDYPAAALVADSVEDGLEIARRYDCEAVHPPRNQVRGTALASESYGPIPADEPEIDLLEVAHEEGRTVNVWTVDTWLQFEQLAEAGVDGIIVDYPGLEKSVAPAE, encoded by the coding sequence ATGTCATCGCCCGAGGTACTCGCACACCGCGGTTTTGCGGGGCTGTTCCCCGAGAATACGATCGGTGCTGCGACCGACGCCGCCGCGTACGAGGAGACGACGATGATCGAGATCGACGTCCAGCCAGCCAGCTGTGGCACGCCGGTCGTCTTCCACGACGACCGACTGGACGGCACGCGAGACGGGCGACCGACGACCGACGGCTCGGGGCTCGTCTGGGAAACCTCACTCGAGGAACTCGCCGAAACCCACGTGCTCGGGACGGACGAGACCGTGCCGACGCTCTCGGCGTTGCTCGAGGCGCTGCCCGAGTCCGTCGGTGTCAACGTCGAGTTGAAAAATCCGGGAAGCGCCGACCTCCGGTTTGCGGAGGTGCTCTCCGGGACGGATCGCGACGACCGACGCGACCACTGGGCTCCGTTCGTCGACCGCGTCGTCAGCGACTGTGACGGGTTCGGCGGTGAAGTGCTGTTCTCGTCGTTCTACGAAGGGGCACTCGCTGCCACCAGGGACGTCGCCCCCGACTATCCAGCCGCGGCGTTGGTCGCCGACTCGGTCGAAGACGGCCTCGAGATCGCCCGCCGGTACGACTGTGAAGCCGTCCACCCGCCACGGAACCAGGTCCGCGGAACCGCGCTCGCAAGCGAATCGTACGGCCCGATTCCCGCCGATGAACCCGAGATCGATCTCCTCGAGGTCGCCCACGAGGAGGGCCGGACGGTGAACGTCTGGACCGTCGACACGTGGCTCCAGTTCGAGCAACTGGCAGAAGCGGGCGTCGACGGCATCATCGTCGACTATCCTGGACTGGAGAAGTCGGTCGCCCCAGCAGAGTGA